Genomic segment of Aliarcobacter trophiarum LMG 25534:
AAAAACTGTTTAGCTGAAATATTTATAGACATCACTATATCTATACCTTTACTTTTCCAATCTAAATATTGATTTAATGCCTCTTCTACTATCCAATCTCCCAATTCTAGAATAAAATCATTCTCTTCAGCAAGAGGAATAAAATCAGAAGGGGGAATAAACCCTTTTTCCTTATCAATCCATCTAATTAGTGCTTCTACTCCTATTATTTTTGAATCTTTTAGGCAAACTTTTGGTTGGTAAAATAATTTATAATCACCATTTTTAAGAGCTGTTCGCATCTCTTTATTTAAGTTAATCACTTTTAAGATAGCTTCATTTAAATCTTTTGTAAAAAAATGATATCTATTTCTACCATGTTTTTTTGCTTCATACATGGCTATATCTGCACTTTTCATTAAAGATACATGATCTTCTCCATCTTGTGGGAAAATTGCTATTCCAACACTACAAGTTGTCTCAACAGGGTGAGTTTGAATAACCCAAGGTTTTGCTAGTTGTTTTTGTATTCTTTTTATAATATTTGTCAATTCAACAGTAGTTTTATAATCTTGAATAATTAATACAAACTCATCACCTCCTACTCTTGCAATAAAATCATTTGGTCTTAACACTTGTTTTAATATAGTTGATATCTTTTGTAATAATTCATCACCAATATTATGACCCAAAGAGTCATTTATAGTTTTAAAGTGGTCTAAATCTAAAAATAAAAAAGCAAACTCCACTTTCTTTCTTTTTGCAGTTGGAATTAATCTATCTAAAAACTCTTGTAGAGAGTTTCTATTTGCTAAACCGCTTAATGAATCTGTTCTTGCCATTAAAAAAAACTCTTTTTTCTCATTTTCTAATCGTGAAAAAGAATCAACCATAGAGTGTCTAATAGACTCTAACTCTTTTATTTTAAAAGCTTTTGGAATTTTAGTGTTATAGTATGCCAATTGTCTCAGTTTTTCAAGAGGAATAGTAATATATTTTCTAAAAATATAGTACATAATTAAAACCAAGAATATAGGTAAAATTCCGAAATATACAAAAAACTCATATCTATTTTTTACAAAATAGGTATTTATATACTCTTTATCAATTAAAAATACTAAATCTAACTTTTTTAATCTATTCTGTTCATAGTAGTTAATATCTTCTTGAATATAAGATATTTCTGATAACTTTTCACTATATGTTTTTATATTAGTTAAGCTACTATTTCTCTCTATAGATACTACTTTTGGATCTGTTGTAAGTAAAAGTTCATTATCATCAAAAACCAAAATTGCCTTTACAAATTGGCTATTTGCAGCAACATTACCTAAAAGTGCCATATAAAGTAATATATCATCTTTTTTTTCTATAGTTTTTGATATTGTATAAGCTTTCTCTTTTACTTCATTTTCCATTGTAGTAAATATAACTTTTGAAGTATTCTCCACTTGATTTTTAAAATAGTATATAAATATAGAACTTAATATAAAAATCACTACTAGAATAAGGGTTAAAACAAATCTTTGAATTGTAAAAATCACAATAGATCCTTTATTGGGAAATTATGCTCTTTTAAGTTGAGCAGAATATTTTGATTTGGATTATTATTCAACCATTTAATATTTGAGATACTATTTGTAAACTCTTCATAAGTAATCCCAAAGAGATAAACTTTTATTAGTTCATAATATTGCTTTGGATCTTTTTCTATCTCAGAAATTGCAATATTTACTATCTTCTTAAGCTCTTTTAACTCATCTTTATATTTAACTAAAATATCATTTGTAGTAAACATGGCATCAATTATTAATAAATCTTTATTATCATTTGTACTCTCTAAAGTTATTAAACCTCTTTTTTCCAAAGCAATATTATATGGATTATATGTAACTACAATAGTAGGATTTGTGAACTCTTTTAAATTTGCAATAAAAGATTGATCTTTATTTATATAATTAAAGTATTTTGTCTCTAATTTATATTTAGATATAAACTCTTCAAATACAATAGAGTTAATAGAACTAAGTTCTAAATATACATCTATTTTATTTCTCTCTTCATAAAGCTCTTGTAGTGTTTTGTTAGACATAACAACATCCCCACCATCTGACTTATTTAATAACATTATTGGAACAACTTGACTGTTTTTCATAGAACTCATTTTATACTCATATTGTGTACCCAAAAATATATCTGCATGATTTGAATTAAAAGTATAAAGACTCTCACTTAAAGAGACTACGCTTAAAAGTTCAATATTTAAGTTATCTAAAAGCCCTTTTTCTTTTGCATAGAATAATGGTGTATAACCTATCCAGTTAGATGTAACAATCTTTAATTTCTCTTTTTTATCTTCACCACATGATGTAAAAAATATAATTGATATCAAACTTACCAAAATAACTCTAATCATAAAACTCTCTCCTTAATTTATAGATTAATCCTTTTATTTTTTATTCAAGACTTGTGGCAACTCTTATAGTATTCTAAGATAAGAAAAATTCTTGCT
This window contains:
- a CDS encoding ABC transporter substrate-binding protein, with amino-acid sequence MIRVILVSLISIIFFTSCGEDKKEKLKIVTSNWIGYTPLFYAKEKGLLDNLNIELLSVVSLSESLYTFNSNHADIFLGTQYEYKMSSMKNSQVVPIMLLNKSDGGDVVMSNKTLQELYEERNKIDVYLELSSINSIVFEEFISKYKLETKYFNYINKDQSFIANLKEFTNPTIVVTYNPYNIALEKRGLITLESTNDNKDLLIIDAMFTTNDILVKYKDELKELKKIVNIAISEIEKDPKQYYELIKVYLFGITYEEFTNSISNIKWLNNNPNQNILLNLKEHNFPIKDLL
- a CDS encoding putative bifunctional diguanylate cyclase/phosphodiesterase, translating into MIFTIQRFVLTLILVVIFILSSIFIYYFKNQVENTSKVIFTTMENEVKEKAYTISKTIEKKDDILLYMALLGNVAANSQFVKAILVFDDNELLLTTDPKVVSIERNSSLTNIKTYSEKLSEISYIQEDINYYEQNRLKKLDLVFLIDKEYINTYFVKNRYEFFVYFGILPIFLVLIMYYIFRKYITIPLEKLRQLAYYNTKIPKAFKIKELESIRHSMVDSFSRLENEKKEFFLMARTDSLSGLANRNSLQEFLDRLIPTAKRKKVEFAFLFLDLDHFKTINDSLGHNIGDELLQKISTILKQVLRPNDFIARVGGDEFVLIIQDYKTTVELTNIIKRIQKQLAKPWVIQTHPVETTCSVGIAIFPQDGEDHVSLMKSADIAMYEAKKHGRNRYHFFTKDLNEAILKVINLNKEMRTALKNGDYKLFYQPKVCLKDSKIIGVEALIRWIDKEKGFIPPSDFIPLAEENDFILELGDWIVEEALNQYLDWKSKGIDIVMSINISAKQFLQNNFAKNLIDKINSKKIEPNRIILELTEYILIDQNNSVYATLRKLNKFGISISLDDFGTGYSSLSYLKKYPIDYLKIDKSFIDDSFNEQGKVFIETIVKMGQALHMKIVAEGVEQQEQVEYLKSIDCNLYQGYYFSKPIKAKEFEEFYKSLEKN